From the Arvicola amphibius chromosome 2, mArvAmp1.2, whole genome shotgun sequence genome, one window contains:
- the Flnc gene encoding filamin-C isoform X1 has protein sequence MMNNSNYSDASGLGLADEADEMPSTEKDLAEDAPWKKIQQNTFTRWCNEHLKCVGKRLNDLQRDLSDGLRLIALLEVLSQKRMYRKFHPRPNFRQMKLENVSVALEFLEREHIKLVSIDSKAIVDGNLKLILGLIWTLILHYSISMPMWEDEDDEDARKQTPKQRLLGWIQNKVPQLPITNFNRDWQDGKALGALVDNCAPGLCPDWEAWDPNQPVQNAREAMQQADDWLGVPQVIAPEEIVDPNVDEHSVMTYLSQFPKAKLKPGAPVRSKQLNPKKAIAYGPGIEPQGNTVLQPAHFTVQTVDAGMGEVLVYIEDPEGHTEEAKVVPNNDKDRTYAVSYVPKVAGLHKVTVLFAGQNIERSPFEVNVGMALGDANKVSARGPGLEPVGNVANKPTYFDIYTAGAGSGDVAVVIVDPQGRRDTVEVTLEDKGDNTFRCTYRPVMEGPHTVHVAFAGAPITRSPFPVHVAEACNPNACRASGRGLQPKGVRVKEVADFKVFTKGAGSGELKVTVKGPKGTEEPVKVREAGDGVFECEYYPVVPGKYVVTITWGGYAIPRSPFEVQVSPEAGTQKVRAWGPGLETGQVGKSADFVVEAIGTEVGTLGFSIEGPSQAKIECDDKGDGSCDVRYWPTEPGEYAVHVICDDEDIRDSPFIAHIQPAPPDCFPDKVKAFGPGLEPTGCIVDKPAEFTIDARAAGKGDLKLYAQDADGCPIDIKVIPNGDGTFRCSYVPTKPIKHTIIVSWGGVNVPKSPFRVNVGEGSHPERVKVYGPGVEKTGLKANEPTYFTVDCSEAGQGDVSIGIKCAPGVVGPVEADIDFDIIKNDNDTFTVKYTPPGAGHYTIMVLFANQEIPASPFHIKVDPSHDASKVKAEGPGLSRTGVEVGKPTHFTVLTKGAGKAKLDVHFAGAAKGEAVRDFEIIDNHDYSYTVKYTAVQQGNMAVTVTYGGDPVPKSPFVVNVAPPLDLSKVKVQGLNSKVSVGQEQAFSVNTRGAGGQGQLDVRMTSPSRRPIPCKLEPGGGAEAQAVRYMPPEEGPYKVDITYDGHPVPGSPFAVEGVLPPDPSKVCAYGPGLKGGLVGTPAPFSIDTKGAGTGGLGLTVEGPCEAKIECQDNGDGSCAVSYLPTEPGEYTINILFAEAHIPGSPFKATIQPVFDPSKVRASGPGLERGKAGEAATFTVDCSEAGEAELTIEILSDAGVKAEVLIHKNADGTYHITYSPAFPGTYTITIKYGGHPIPKFPTRVHVQPAVDTSGIKVSGPGVEPHGVLREVTTEFTVDARSLTATGGNHVTARVLNPSGAKTDTYVTDNGDGTYRVQYTAYEEGVHLVEVLYDEVAVPKSPFRVGVTEGCDPTRVRAFGPGLEGGVVNKANRFTVETRGAGTGGLGLAIEGPSEAKMSCKDNKDGSCTVEYIPFTPGDYDVNITFGGQPIPGSPFRVPVKDVVDPGKVKCSGPGLGTGVRARVPQTFTVDCSQAGRAPLQVAVLGPTGVAEPVEVRDNGDGTHTVHYTPATDGPYTVAVKYADQEVPRSPFKIKVLPAHDASKVRASGPGLNASGIPASLPVEFTIDARDAGEGLLTVQILDPEGKPKKANIRDNGDGTYTVSYLPDMSGRYTITIKYGGDEIPYSPFRIHALPTGDASKCLVTVSIGGHGLGACLGPRIQIGEETVITVDAKAAGKGKVTCTVSTPDGAELDVDVVENHDGTFDIYYTAPEPGKYVITIRFGGEHIPNSPFHVLACDPLPHVEEPEEMLQLHQPYAPLRPGTCPTHWATEEPVVPVEPLESMLRPFNLVIPFTVQKGELTGEVRMPSGKTARPNITDNKDGTITVRYAPTEKGLHQMGIKYDGNHIPGSPLQFYVDAINSRHVSAYGPGLSHGMVNKPATFTIVTKDAGEGGLSLAVEGPSKAEITCKDNKDGTCTVSYLPTAPGDYSIIVRFDDKHIPGSPFTAKITGDDSMRTSQLNVGTSTDVSLKITESDLSQLTASIRAPSGNEEPCLLKRLPNRHIGISFTPKEVGEHVVSVRKSGKHVTNSPFKILVGPSEIGDASKVRVWGKGLSEGQTFQLAEFIVDTRNAGYGGLGLSIEGPSKVDINCEDMEDGTCKVTYCPTEPGTYIINIKFADKHVPGSPFTVKVTGEGRMKESITRRRQAPSIATIGSTCDLNLKIPGNWFQMVSAQERLTRTFTRSSHTYTRTERTEISKTRGGETKREVRVEESTQVGGDPFPAVFGDFLGRERLGSFGSITRQQEGEASSQDMTAQVTSPSGKTEAAEIVEGEDSAYSVRFVPQEMGPHTVAVKYRGQHVPGSPFQFTVGPLGEGGAHKVRAGGTGLERGVAGVPAEFSIWTREAGAGGLSIAVEGPSKAEIAFEDRKDGSCGVSYVVQEPGDYEVSIKFNDEHIPDSPFVVPVASLSDDARRLTVTSLQETGLKVNQPASFAVQLNGARGVIDARVHTPSGAVEECYVSELDSDKHTIRFIPHENGVHSIDVKFNGAHIPGSPFKIRVGEQSQAGDPGLVSAYGPGLEGGTTGVSSEFIVNTQNAGSGALSVTIDGPSKVQLDCRECPEGHVVTYTPMAPGNYLIAIKYGGPQHIVGSPFKAKVTGPRLSGGHSLHETSTVLVETVTKSSSSRGASYSSIPKFSSDASKVVTRGPGLSQAFVGQKNSFTVDCSKAGTNMMMVGVHGPKTPCEEVYVKHVGNRVYNVTYTVKEKGDYILIVKWGDESVPGSPFKVNVP, from the exons ATGATGAACAACAGCAACTACTCGGACGCCTCCGGTCTCGGCCTGGCCGACGAGGCGGACGAGATGCCGTCGACCGAGAAGGACCTAGCGGAGGACGCGCCATGGAAGAAGATCCAGCAAAACACCTTCACGCGGTGGTGCAATGAGCACCTGAAGTGTGTGGGCAAGCGCCTGAACGACCTGCAGCGCGACCTCAGCGACGGGCTGCGCCTCATCGCGCTGCTCGAAGTGCTCAGCCAGAAACGCATGTACCGCAAGTTCCACCCGCGCCCCAACTTCCGCCAGATGAAGCTGGAGAATGTGTCTGTGGCCCTGGAGTTTCTGGAGCGCGAACATATCAAGCTCGTGTCCATCG ACAGCAAGGCCATCGTGGATGGGAACCTGAAGCTGATCCTGGGCCTCATCTGGACACTGATCCTTCACTACTCCATTTCCATGCCCATGTGGGAGGATGAAGATGATGAGGACGCCCGCAAACAAACACCCAAACAGCGGCTGCTTGGCTGGATCCAGAACAAGGTGCCCCAGCTGCCCATCACCAACTTTAATCGAGACTGGCAGGATGGCAAGGCTCTGGGTGCCCTGGTGGACAACTGTGCCCCTG GTCTCTGCCCAGACTGGGAAGCCTGGGACCCCAATCAGCCTGTGCAGAATgccagagaagccatgcagcaAGCAGATGACTGGCTTGGAGTGCCCCAG GTGATTGCCCCTGAAGAAATCGTGGATCCCAACGTGGATGAGCATTCTGTCATGACCTACTTGTCCCAGTTTCCTAAGGCCAAGCTCAAACCTGGTGCCCCTGTTCGCTCTAAGCAGCTAAACCCCAAGAAAGCCATCGCCTACGGGCCAG GCATCGAGCCCCAGGGCAACACTGTGCTGCAGCCAGCCCACTTCACCGTGCAGACAGTAGACGCTGGTATGGGCGAGGTGCTGGTCTACATCGAGGACCCTGAGGGGCACACCGAGGAG GCCAAAGTCGTTCCCAACAATGACAAGGACCGCACATACGCCGTCTCCTATGTGCCCAAGGTTGCTGGGCTACACAAG GTGACCGTGCTGTTTGCTGGCCAGAACATCGAGCGTAGCCCCTTTGAGGTGAATGTGGGCATGGCTCTTGGCGATGCCAACAAGGTATCAGCCCGCGGCCCTGGCCTGGAACCTGTGGGTAATGTGGCCAACAAGCCCACCTACTTTGACATCTATACTGCAG GGGCTGGCAGCGGCGATGTGGCCGTGGTGATCGTGGACCCGCAAGGGCGGCGGGACACGGTAGAGGTGACCCTGGAGGACAAGGGCGACAACACATTCCGCTGCACATACAGGCCTGTGATGGAGGGACCGCACACGGTGCACGTGGCCTTTGCTGGCGCCCCCATTACCCGAAGTCCTTTCCCTGTCCACGTGGCAGAAG CCTGCAATCCCAATGCCTGCCGTGCCTCTGGGCGAGGCCTGCAGCCCAAAGGCGTCCGTGTGAAAGAGGTGGCTGACTTCAAGGTGTTCACCAAGGGAGCTGGCAGCGGGGAACTCAAGGTCACAGTCAAGGGGCCAA AGGGCACAGAGGAGCCCGTGAAAGTGCGGGAGGCTGGGGACGGCGTGTTTGAGTGCGAGTACTACCCTGTGGTACCCGGGAAGTACGTGGTGACCATCACATGGGGTGGCTATGCCATTCCCCGCAG TCCTTTTGAGGTCCAAGTGAGCCCTGAGGCCGGAACCCAAAAAGTGCGAGCGTGGGGTCCTGGTTTGGAGACTGGCCAGGTGGGCAAGTCAGCTGACTTTGTGGTGGAAGCCATCGGCACGGAAGTGGGGACGCTGG GCTTCTCCATCGAGGGGCCCTCACAAGCCAAGATAGAGTGTGACGACAAGGGTGATGGCTCCTGCGACGTGCGGTACTGGCCCACCGAGCCCGGGGAGTATGCTGTGCACGTCATCTGTGATGACGAGGACATCCGCGACTCACCCTTCATTGCCCATATCCAACCAGCCCCGCCAGACTGCTTCCCGGACAAG GTGAAAGCCTTTGGACCCGGCCTGGAGCCCACTGGCTGCATCGTGGACAAGCCGGCGGAGTTCACCATTGATGCCCGCGCTGCTGGCAAGGGAGACCTGAAGCTCTATGCCCAG gatGCAGATGGCTGCCCCATCGACATCAAGGTGATCCCCAATGGTGATGGTACCTTCCGCTGCTCCTACGTGCCTACCAAGCCCATTAAGCATACCATCATCGTCTCCTGGGGAGGTGTCAACGTGCCCAAGAGCCCCTTCAGG GTAAATGTGGGAGAGGGCAGCCATCCTGAGCGGGTAAAGGTATACGGCCCCGGAGTGGAAAAGACAGGCCTTAAGGCCAATGAACCCACCTATTTCACAGTGGACTGCAGTGAAGCCGGACAAG gcGATGTGAGCATTGGCATCAAGTGTGCACCTGGGGTGGTGGGGCCTGTGGAAGCTGACATCGACTTTGACATCATCAAGAATGACAATGATACCTTCACAGTCAAATATACACCTCCAGGGGCTGGCCACTACACCATCATGGTGCTGTTTGCCAACCAG GAGATCCCTGCCAGTCCCTTCCACATCAAGGTGGACCCATCCCATGATGCGAGCAAGGTCAAGGCTGAGGGCCCCGGGCTGAGCCGCACAG GTGTGGAAGTTGGAAAGCCGACTCACTTCACGGTGCTGACCAAGGGAGCCGGCAAGGCCAAGCTGGATGTGCACTTCGCTGGGGCAGCCAAGGGCGAGGCCGTGCGAGACTTTGAAATTATTGACAACCATGACTACTCATACACTGTCAAGTACACTGCTGTGCAGCAG GGCAACATGGCAGTAACAGTGACCTACGGTGGGGACCCTGTCCCCAAAAGTCCCTTTGTGGTGAACGTAGCACCCCCATTGGACCTCAGCAAGGTCAAAGTTCAAGGCCTTAATAGCA AGGTGTCTGTGGGACAGGAACAGGCCTTCTCAGTGAACACAAGAGGGGCTGGTGGTCAGGGTCAGCTAGATGTGCGGATGACCTCACCCTCCCGACGACCCATCCCCTGCAAACTGGAGCCTGGGGGTGGAGCAGAAGCCCAGGCCGTGCGCTACATGCCCCCTGAAGAGGGACCTTACAAAGTGGACATCACCTACGATGGTCATCCAGTACCTGGCAGCCCCTTTGCTGTAGAAGGCGTCCTGCCCCCTGACCCCTCCAAG GTCTGCGCTTATGGCCCTGGTCTCAAGGGCGGGCTTGTAGGCACTCCTGCCCCATTCTCCATTGACACCAAAGGGGCTGGCACGGGAGGCCTGGGGCTGACTGTTGAGGGCCCCTGCGAAGCCAAGATCGAATGCCAGGACAATGGCGATGGATCCTGTGCGGTCAGCTACCTGCCCACAGAGCCAGGCGAGTACACCATCAATATCCTGTTTGCTGAAGCCCACATCCCCGGCTCACCCTTCAAGGCCACCATCCAGCCTGTGTTCGACCCAAGCAAGGTGAGGGCCAGTGGGCCGGGCCTGGAGCGTGGCAAGGCTGGCGAGGCAGCCACCTTCACTGTGGACTGCTCGGAAGCGGGCGAGGCCGAGCTGACCATTGAGATCCTGTCCGATGCTGGCGTCAAAGCCGAGGTGCTGATCCACAAGAACGCGGATGGCACCTACCACATCACCTACAGCCCTGCCTTCCCGGGCACCTACACCATCACCATCAAGTATGGCGGCCACCCCATACCCAAGTTCCCCACCCGTGTCCACGTGCAGCCTGCAGTTGATACCAGTGGCATCAAGGTCTCCGGGCCTGGTGTGGAGCCACATG GTGTCCTGCGGGAGGTGACCACTGAATTTACTGTGGATGCGAGGTCTCTAACAGCCACGGGTGGCAACCACGTGACGGCTCGTGTACTCAACCCCTCGGGGGCTAAGACAGATACCTATGTGACAGACAATGGGGACGGCACCTACCGAGTGCAGTACACCGCCTACGAAGAAG GGGTGCATTTGGTGGAGGTGCTGTATGACGAAGTAGCTGTGCCCAAGAGCCCCTTCCGAGTGGGTGTGACCGAGGGCTGCGACCCCACCCGAGTCCGAGCCTTTGGGCCAGGCCTGGAGGGTGGCGTGGTCAACAAGGCCAACCGCTTCACTGTGGAAACCAG GGGTGCTGGCACAGGGGGCCTTGGCCTAGCCATTGAGGGCCCCTCAGAAGCTAAGATGTCCTGCAAGGACAACAAGGACGGCAGCTGCACAGTGGAGTACATCCCCTTCACCCCGGGAGACTATGATGTCAACATCACCTTTGGGGGACAGCCCATCCCAG gaAGCCCATTCCGAGTTCCTGTGAAGGATGTGGTGGACCCTGGGAAGGTGAAGTGCTCAGGACCAGGGCTAGGGACTGGCGTCAGGGCTCGAGTGCCTCAGACCTTCACAGTGGACTGCAGTCAAGCCGGCCGGGCTCCTCTGCAGGTGGCCGTGCTGGGCCCCACAG GTGTGGCTGAGCCTGTAGAGGTGCGGGACAATGGCGATGGCACCCACACTGTCCACTACACGCCGGCCACTGATGGGCCCTATACAGTAGCTGTGAAGTATGCTGACCAAGAGGTGCCACGCAG CCCTTTCAAGATCAAAGTGCTTCCAGCCCATGATGCCAGCAAGGTGCGGGCCAGTGGCCCCGGCCTCAATGCCTCCGGCATCCCTGCCAGTCTACCGGTGGAGTTCACCATTGATGCTCGGGATGCTGGGGAAGGGCTGCTCACTGTTCAGATCCTG GACCCTGAGGGCAAACCCAAGAAGGCCAACATCCGAGACAATGGGGATGGCACATACACTGTGTCCTACCTGCCAGACATGAGTGGCCGATACACCATCACCATCAAGTATGGCGGTGATGAGATCCCTTACTCGCCCTTCCGCATTCATGCCCTGCCTACAGGGGATGCCAGCAAGTGCCTTGTTACAG TGTCCATTGGAGGCCATGGACTGG GTGCCTGCCTGGGTCCCCGAATCCAGATTGGAGAGGAGACTGTGATCACAGTTGATGCCAAGGCAGCAGGCAAGGGGAAAGTGACCTGCACAGTATCCACGCCGGACGGGGCGGAGCTCGACGTGGATGTGGTTGAGAACCACGATGGCACCTTCGATATCTACTACACAGCACCCGAGCCGGGCAAATACGTCATCACCATCCGCTTTGGGGGTGAACACATCCCCAATAGCCCCTTCCATGTGCTG GCCTGTGACCCCCTGCCTCACGTGGAGGAACCCGAGGAAATGCTGCAGCTGCACCAGCCCTATGCCCCTCTTCGGCCTGGCACCTGCCCCACACACTGG GCCACAGAGGAGCCCGTGGTGCCCGTGGAGCCATTGGAGTCCATGCTGAGGCCCTTCAACCTGGTCATCCCCTTCACCGTGCAGAAAGGGGAGCTCACAG GGGAGGTGCGGATGCCCTCTGGTAAGACAGCACGTCCCAACATCACTGACAACAAAGATGGCACCATCACAGTGAGATATGCTCCGACTGAGAAAGGCCTGCACCAGATGGGGATCAAATATGATGGCAACCACATCCCTG GGAGCCCTCTGCAATTCTATGTGGATGCCATCAACAGCCGCCATGTCAGTGCCTACGGACCGGGTCTGAGCCATGGCATGGTCAACAAGCCTGCCACCTTTACCATTGTCACCAAGGATGCTGGGGAAG GGGGACTGTCCCTGGCTGTGGAGGGTCCATCCAAGGCAGAGATCACCTGTAAGGACAACAAGGATGGCACATGCACCGTGTCCTACCTGCCCACAGCACCTGGAGACTACAGCATCATTGTGCGCTTTGACGACAAGCACATACCAGGGAGTCCTTTCACGGCCAAGATCACAG GTGACGATTCAATGAGGACATCACAGCTGAACGTGGGCACCTCCACGGATGTGTCCCTGAAGATCACTGAGAGTGACCTCAGCCAGCTGACGGCCAGCATCCGTGCCCCTTCAGGCAACGAGGAGCCATGCCTGCTAAAGCGCTTGCCCAACAGGCACATTG GGATCTCCTTTACCCCCAAGGAGGTGGGTGAACATGTGGTGAGCGTACGCAAGAGTGGCAAGCATGTCACCAACAGCCCCTTTAAGATTTTGGTGGGGCCTTCAGAGATCGGAGATGCCAGCAAAGTTCGAGTCTGGGGCAAGGGCCTTTCTGAGGGGCAGACCTTCCAGCTGGCAGAGTTCATCGTGGATACTCGCAATGCAG GGTATGGAGGCCTAGGGCTGAGCATCGAAGGTCCTAGCAAGGTGGACATTAACTGTGAGGATATGGAAGATGGGACATGCAAAGTCACCTACTGCCCCACTGAACCCGGCACCTACATTATCAACATCAAGTTTGCTGACAAACACGTGCCTG GAAGCCCCTTCACCGTGAAGGTAACCGGCGAGGGACGCATGAAGGAAAGCATCACCAGGCGCAGACAGGCGCCTTCCATTGCCACCATTGGCAGCACCTGCGACCTCAACCTCAAGATCCCAG GAAACTGGTTTCAGATGGTGTCGGCGCAGGAGCGCCTGACGCGGACTTTCACGCGCAGCAGTCACACATACACCCGCACAGAGCGGACCGAGATCAGCAAGACGCGGGGTGGGGAGACCAAGCGTGAAGTCAGGGTGGAAGAATCCACCCAGGTTGGCGGAGACCCCTTCCCTGCTGTTTTTGGTGATTTCCTAGGCCGGGAACGCCTGGGCTCCTTCGGCAGCATCACCCGGCAGCAGGAAG GTGAGGCCAGCTCTCAGGACATGACAGCCCAGGTGACCAGCCCATCTGGAAAGACGGAAGCCGCAGAAATCGTTGAGGGCGAGGACAGCGCATACAGTGTGCGCTTCGTGCCCCAGGAGATGGGTCCCCACACAGTCGCAGTCAAGTATCGTGGCCAACACGTACCCGGAAGCCCTTTTCAGTTCACTGTGGGTCCGCTAGGTGAAGGTGGTGCCCACAAGGTGCGGGCTGGAGGCACAGGGCTGGAGCGAGGTGTAGCTGGCGTGCCAG CCGAGTTTAGCATCTGGACCCGCGAAGCTGGTGCCGGGGGCCTGTCTATTGCTGTGGAAGGTCCCAGCAAGGCAGAAATTGCATTTGAAGACCGCAAAGATGGTTCTTGTGGCGTCTCCTACGTTGTCCAGGAGCCAG GTGACTATGAGGTCTCCATCAAGTTCAATGATGAACACATCCCAGACAGCCCCTTTGTGGTGCCTGTGGCTTCTCTCTCAGACGATGCTCGCCGACTCACCGTTACCAGCCTCCAG GAGACAGGGCTTAAGGTGAACCAGCCGGCATCTTTCGCGGTACAGCTCAATGGGGCACGGGGCGTGATCGATGCTAGGGTACACACGCCCTCAGGAGCTGTGGAGGAGTGCTATGTTTCCGAGCTGGACAGTg ATAAGCATACCATCCGCTTCATCCCCCATGAAAATGGTGTCCACTCAATTGACGTCAAGTTCAATGGCGCCCACATCCCTGGAAGCCCCTTCAAGATCCGCGTTGGCGAGCAGAGCCAAGCTGGGGACCCAGGCTTGGTGTCAGCATACGGACCTGGGCTTGAGGGAGGCACTACTG GTGTGTCATCAGAGTTCATTGTGAACACCCAGAACGCAGGCTCAGGGGCCTTGTCTGTCACCATCGATGGCCCTTCCAAGGTGCAGCTGGACTGTCGGGAGTGCCCCGAGGGCCATGTAGTCACTTACACTCCCATGGCCCCTGGTAACTACCTCATTGCCATCAAGTATGGTGGCCCTCAGCACATTGTGGGCAGCCCTTTCAAAGCAAAGGTCACAG GTCCCCGGTTGTCTGGAGGCCACAGCCTTCACGAAACATCCACAGTCCTGGTGGAGACGGTGACGAAGTCCTCCTCAAGCCGGGGCGCCAGCTACAGTTCCATCCCCAAGTTCTCCTCAGATGCCAGCAAGGTGGTGACAAGGGGCCCTGGTTTGTCTCAGGCCTTTGTGGGTCAGAAGAACTCATTTACTGTGGACTGCAGCAAAGCAG GCACCAACATGATGATGGTAGGCGTGCATGGGCCCAAAACCCCCTGTGAAGAGGTCTATGTGAAGCACGTGGGGAACCGGGTTTACAACGTCACCTACACTGTCAAGGAGAAAGGAGACTACATCCTCATTGTCAAATGGGGTGATGAAAGTGTCCCTGGAAGCCCCTTCAAGGTCAATGTGCCCTGA